A stretch of the Alnus glutinosa chromosome 6, dhAlnGlut1.1, whole genome shotgun sequence genome encodes the following:
- the LOC133871166 gene encoding stemmadenine O-acetyltransferase-like: MKMQVEIISKECIKPSSPTPPNLKTYKLSLLDQVHLSIYIPVILFYPINQSISHHIVDIVSQRSQLLKQSLSETLTRFYPLAGKVKDDLSIDCNDEGVLYLEAYANCHLRDCLNQPNLASLQQLFPQPMTFTDPVAGDYVAMIKVTSFACGGIAIGVFVCHMVADGTAFSAFLNGWAATARKASELVCPNFDAPSIFIQNDAFSKEAAMTTFSKAYKLGRCIVRRFVFDAPAIASLKAKATSSSVQNPTRVEVVSALLWKCIMAASKATSGIQKPTYMTHSVNFRRRADPQFTDSSMGNLFWGAGALCMAEEIDLPYMVSKLREAIMKIDADLVKSLQGDGGLSKVCELMKATNEALSKIESSYGMNFIAVTSWVNFGIYNIDFGWGKPIWASGVGSSGDSETVFPTAIILMDTKSGDGVEAWVALEKEDMTILAQDNELLAFASLDPSPIE; this comes from the coding sequence ATGAAAATGCAGGTCGAAATTATTTCCAAAGAGTGCATCAAACCATCTTCTCCAACACCCCCCAACCTGAAAACTTACAAGCTCTCCCTCTTGGACCAGGTCCATTTATCCATCTATATTCCTGTGATCCTCTTCTATCCCATAAACCAAAGCATAAGCCATCATATTGTTGATATTGTCTCTCAAAGATCACAGCTGCTAAAGCAATCCCTATCAGAAACCCTAACTCGTTTTTACCCACTTGCTGGCAAAGTCAAAGATGATCTCTCCATCGATTGTAATGACGAAGGGGTTTTATATTTAGAAGCTTATGCAAACTGTCATCTTCGTGATTGCCTCAACCAACCTAATCTGGCATCATTGCAACAACTTTTTCCACAACCGATGACTTTTACAGATCCAGTTGCGGGAGATTATGTAGCTATGATAAAAGTAACCAGCTTTGCATGCGGCGGTATTGCCATTGGTGTCTTTGTTTGCCACATGGTCGCCGATGGTACTGCCTTCAGTGCATTTCTCAATGGTTGGGCAGCCACTGCTCGTAAGGCCTCTGAACTTGTATGTCCTAATTTTGATGCCCCATCAATTTTCATACAAAACGATGCATTCTCTAAAGAAGCAGCTATGACGACTTTTTCCAAGGCCTACAAACTAGGCAGGTGTATTGTAAGGAGATTTGTGTTTGATGCCCCAGCCATTGCATCACTTAAAGCCAAAGCAACCAGCTCAAGTGTGCAAAACCCAACAAGAGTTGAGGTTGTGTCGGCACTCCTATGGAAATGTATCATGGCTGCTTCCAAGGCCACTTCTGGTATTCAAAAGCCAACCTATATGACCCATTCAGTGAATTTCCGCCGAAGAGCTGATCCACAATTCACAGACTCTTCCATGGGAAATTTATTTTGGGGAGCAGGCGCATTATGCATGGCTGAGGAGATAGATTTACCTTACATGGTGAGCAAGCTTAGAGAAGCCATAATGAAAATCGATGCTGATTTGGTAAAAAGCCTACAAGGTGATGGAGGGCTTTCCAAAGTTTGTGAGCTTATGAAAGCAACGAATGAAGCGCTCTCAAAAATAGAATCTTCTTATGGAATGAATTTCATTGCGGTAACCAGTTGGGTTAACTTTGGTATCTATAACATTGATTTCGGGTGGGGAAAACCGATTTGGGCAAGCGGTGTTGGTTCAAGCGGCGATTCGGAGACCGTGTTCCCAACAGCAATAATTCTAATGGATACAAAATCCGGCGATGGAGTAGAAGCTTGGGTTGCGTTAGAAAAAGAAGATATGACTATCTTGGCACAAGACAATGAACTTCTTGCTTTCGCTTCTTTGGATCCTAGTCCCATAgaatag